TCGTGAAAATTGTGCATTAGATGATACAATTGTTGCTTGCGGTGCTGATGGCGCCGACCCACACAACCGTGGGAGTGGACCGCTAAGTGCAAATGAGCCGATCGTCGTCGATATCTTTCCGAAAAACAAGGAGACCAACTACCATGCTGATATGACACGAACGTTTATTCGAGGTGACGTTTCATCCGAGCTTCAACACCGATACGATGTCACGAAAGAGGCTCATCAGACAGCTCTTAATCTGCTTGAACCAGGGATCACCGGAGCAGAAGTACATGATGCAGTATGTGATGTATATGAGGAGGCCGGGTTTGCAACGCTTCGCAGTGATGACTCAACAGAAACAGGATTTATCCATGGAACCGGCCATGGAGTCGGACTTGATGTACATGAGCGTCCAAGTGTGAACCTAACAGGAGAGGAACTTAAACCAGGTCACGTTATCACGATTGAACCGGGAGTATATGATCCCGATATTGGGGGCATTCGGATTGAAGATTTAGTTGCGATTACTGGGGACGGCTATCGAAACCTCACTGAATATCAGAAAGAATTTCACATTGGTAAGCCGTAGTGTATGAGATTTTCCTCGTTACCTGCGAGGGAATCCAACGTGTTGTGCGTCAGATAGTGTATATTCCGCTTGCTTATCAAGATCGAAGTCCCGGACAATTTCTCCATCTCGAATAAGCGGCTGTAGCAGTGACTCAGCGTTTTCCGGACCGGATCGGCTTGTTAGTCCGATGTGGTGTTCACCTGATTCAGTCCTGTAGACTGACTTAGCGCCGCTAAGTTTACCTCGTTTAGCAGCCGGTCTACCTTCTACTTCAATAATATCAAGAGCAAAGTCAATTGGATCAGCTCCGCTGATATAGCTTCCAACACCAAACCCATCAACAACGTCCCGGAGATTGCGTAGCTCTTTAGGCGTCAATCCGCCGCTGACAAACAGATCTATGTCCTCATGACCACGCACATCAAGTTCCCAGCGAACCTCTTCAGCGATTGCTCTAAAGTCACCCCGGCGTGACCCTGTTGTGTCCAGTCGAACACCGGCTAGCGAATCACCAAGGGAGTTGACTGCGCGTAGTACTTCATCAACCTCATCAGAATACGTGTCACAGAGTGCAATGCGAGGGACAGACTCAGGTAATGCATCATTGAACGCGTTCCATGCCTCTTCTTGATTACCGCGTCCATATAGAATCATCAGGGCATGTGGCATGGTACCTCCGGCTTCGTGGCCGAGAATATCTCCGGCTGCAACATGTGAGATACCATCGAGGCCAGCAAGCAATGCTGATCGTTCTATCATCGCTGTAGCTGAAGGATGAATTCGTCGACTTCCAAAGCTCAAGACTGTTGAGTCTGGAGCAGCCATACGTGCTTTCAGCGCATTTGTTGCTACTCCTGAGGCATGACAAAGAAATCCAAGTAATGACGTCTCATATGCAGCAAAATCTCGATACTTCCCTTCAATCCGGAGTACAGGACCGCCGTCAAATAGTGTGCCTTCCGGAAGGGCATCAACGTCAATCGGAATGCCCTCAAGTAGATGAGCTACATCCTTGAGTCCTGCAAGAACTTCAAAAGAGCCAGTTGGAAATTGATCCGCACTGACCTCAGCAACCACAGGCGGATTGCGATCAACCGCATCAAGCGTTTCGGTTACTCGATGAAAATACGCATCAGTTGCCCGGCCAGCGGCAATATCTTCTGCTGAGACGATATCGAACCCGTCCATATATCAGTATCTACTCTGGATAGACATAATATCCCGGGGGAACGAACTGCTTTAGTTTGGGGACTTGCAAATTTCGACCAATGGATACGTTGATTGTTGGAGCTGGCGCTATGGGACGGTGGTTTGCCACGCATGTCCCTGGGTCAATCACATTTGCTGATATCGATCAATCTGCTGCCCATGAAGCAGCCGCTACACATGATGGTGAGGTGCTTCAGCAGGGAACAACTGAAGAGCAGAACTATGATCTTGTGTGCATCGCTGTCCCAATGTCTGCTGTTGTAGAGACCATCGAGACTTACGGATCATATGCACAGGAAGCAATTGTTGACATTACAGGCGTTATGGAGCTACCATTACAATCAATGGAAGCAGTCTGTCCGGACATTCAACGGGCGAGTTTTCATCCGTTGTTTGCTCCTGAGAATGCTCCGGGTAATATTCCAACGGTCATAGATCGAGAAGGGCCAATTATTAGCACTGTTATTGAATGGTTTGAATCACAGGGGAACACGATTATTCCGACGACTGCAGAGGAACATGACACTGCAATGGAATCGATTCAAGCGGCTGCACATACGGCTGTAATTGCATATGGGCTGGCTGTAGAT
This portion of the Salinarchaeum sp. IM2453 genome encodes:
- a CDS encoding nicotinate phosphoribosyltransferase, which translates into the protein MDGFDIVSAEDIAAGRATDAYFHRVTETLDAVDRNPPVVAEVSADQFPTGSFEVLAGLKDVAHLLEGIPIDVDALPEGTLFDGGPVLRIEGKYRDFAAYETSLLGFLCHASGVATNALKARMAAPDSTVLSFGSRRIHPSATAMIERSALLAGLDGISHVAAGDILGHEAGGTMPHALMILYGRGNQEEAWNAFNDALPESVPRIALCDTYSDEVDEVLRAVNSLGDSLAGVRLDTTGSRRGDFRAIAEEVRWELDVRGHEDIDLFVSGGLTPKELRNLRDVVDGFGVGSYISGADPIDFALDIIEVEGRPAAKRGKLSGAKSVYRTESGEHHIGLTSRSGPENAESLLQPLIRDGEIVRDFDLDKQAEYTLSDAQHVGFPRR
- a CDS encoding prephenate dehydrogenase, which produces MDTLIVGAGAMGRWFATHVPGSITFADIDQSAAHEAAATHDGEVLQQGTTEEQNYDLVCIAVPMSAVVETIETYGSYAQEAIVDITGVMELPLQSMEAVCPDIQRASFHPLFAPENAPGNIPTVIDREGPIISTVIEWFESQGNTIIPTTAEEHDTAMESIQAAAHTAVIAYGLAVDDVPDGYGTPISNTLDELVTQVTTGNPDVYLEIQEMFDGADRVAEMAQQIATADRETFVKLYHEATPAESNSVSQ